A genomic region of Sciurus carolinensis chromosome 7, mSciCar1.2, whole genome shotgun sequence contains the following coding sequences:
- the LOC124989132 gene encoding olfactory receptor 2B11-like, with product MALINASHPEEFILLGFADRPWLELFLFIILLITYPMAIMGNMIIILVSILDPCLHSPMYFFLTNLSFLDICLTTSIVPQMLINLGSTNKAISYVGCAVQLYFFSMMGSTECLLLALLSIDRYVAICRPLHYTLIMNQRVCILLASIVWLGGITYAVSEVTTTLQLPLCGNNKLDHLVCETPVLLKSACGEKEVNEFIISMVCIFMVAVPLCLILASYASIGHAVLNIKSSEGRKKAFGTCSSHLIVVLLFYGPTISMYLQPPSSITKDQPKFMALFYGVVTPTANPFIYTLRNKDVKGALRNLVRRIFSSK from the coding sequence ATGGCACTCATTAATGCAAGCCACCCTGAAGAGTTCATTCTACTAGGCTTTGCTGACCGACCCTGGCTAGAGCTTTTTCTATTCATTATTCTTCTGATAACATACCCCATGGCCATAATGGGAAACATGATTATCATTCTGGTGTCCATTTTAGATCCCTGTCTCCACAgtcccatgtatttcttcctcaccAACCTTTCCTTTTTGGATATATGTTTAACCACAAGCATTGTGCCTCAGATGCTGATTAACCTGGGAAGCACTAACAAAGCCATCAGCTATGTGGGGTGTGCAGTTCAGCTCTATTTCTTCAGCATGATGGGAAGCACAGAATGTCTTCTCTTGGCTCTCCTATCTATTGATCGCTATGTAGCCATCTGCCGACCTCTGCACTACACCCTCATCATGAATCAGCGGGTTTGCATTCTATTAGCATCCATTGTGTGGTTGGGTGGTATCACCTATGCTGTCTCAGAGGTCACAACTACATTACAGTTGCCACTGTGTGGCAATAATAAACTGGATCACTTGGTGTGTGAGACCCCAGTTCTTTTAAAGTCTGCTTGTGGTGAAAAAGAAGTTAATGAGTTCATAATCTCTATGGTGTGTATTTTTATGGTAGCTGTTCCTCTGTGCCTGATTCTTGCCTCCTACGCTAGCATTGGACATGCTGTACTTAACATTAAATcttctgaaggaaggaaaaaggcctTCGGGACATGTTCCTCTCATCTCATCGTGGTGCTCTTATTTTATGGTCCAACCATCAGCATGTACCTTCAACCCCCCTCTTCTATCACAAAGGACCAGCCCAAGTTCATGGCCCTCTTCTATGGAGTGGTGACTCCTACAGCTAACCCCTTCATCTACACCCTGAGAAATAAGGATGTAAAAGGGGCTTTAAGAAACCTGGTGAGGAGAATTTTCagttccaaataa